One stretch of Synechococcus sp. HK05 DNA includes these proteins:
- a CDS encoding lysylphosphatidylglycerol synthase domain-containing protein: MINRLRLPGGARLWVTLASAGFLLAALASHGRQLLQLSVDAQGWCWLLLGVGLSLLSLLANAAAWGVVLRWLGHQPRWSAAVVLFLSSNLRKYLPGGVWHLLARVRALQAEPSAESPLQGAPLRTPQALVAVLLDPLLAAVAALALVPIGGWQAGLGLLCLLPLLVLLPRWLNPLMRRLEQQRARQLLERGLLDKAGAETALDVPPALPGYPWPPLLAQLGFVLLRFAGFACCVQAFDLAFAIGWGGWLAGFALAWTAGLVVPGAPGGLGVFEAVLLMRLAAVVPEAPLLAVVISYRLVSTVADLLGALTARADLAAVRNRRYC, translated from the coding sequence ATGATCAACAGGCTTCGTTTGCCGGGGGGTGCGCGCCTGTGGGTCACCCTCGCCAGCGCCGGCTTCCTGCTGGCGGCCCTGGCGAGTCACGGGCGTCAGCTGCTGCAGCTCAGCGTGGATGCCCAGGGCTGGTGCTGGTTGCTGCTGGGTGTGGGCTTGAGCCTGCTCAGCCTGTTGGCCAATGCAGCGGCCTGGGGGGTGGTGCTGCGCTGGCTGGGGCATCAGCCGCGATGGAGCGCCGCCGTTGTCTTGTTCCTCAGCTCGAACCTGCGTAAATACCTTCCGGGTGGCGTGTGGCACCTGCTGGCACGGGTGCGGGCTCTGCAGGCGGAACCCAGTGCAGAATCGCCGCTGCAGGGGGCGCCACTGCGCACGCCCCAGGCGCTGGTGGCCGTGCTGCTGGATCCGTTGCTGGCGGCCGTGGCCGCCTTGGCCCTGGTGCCGATTGGCGGTTGGCAGGCCGGCTTGGGGCTCCTCTGCCTGCTGCCCTTGTTGGTGCTTCTGCCCCGCTGGCTCAATCCACTGATGCGGCGGCTCGAGCAGCAACGGGCCCGCCAGCTGTTGGAGCGCGGTTTGCTCGACAAGGCCGGGGCGGAGACCGCACTGGATGTGCCGCCGGCCCTCCCGGGCTATCCCTGGCCGCCTCTGCTGGCGCAGTTGGGGTTTGTGCTGTTGCGCTTTGCCGGTTTCGCCTGCTGCGTTCAGGCCTTCGACCTGGCGTTTGCGATCGGTTGGGGCGGGTGGTTGGCCGGGTTTGCCCTGGCCTGGACAGCGGGGCTGGTGGTGCCCGGCGCCCCCGGTGGGCTCGGGGTGTTTGAGGCGGTGCTGCTGATGCGCTTGGCCGCGGTGGTGCCGGAGGCCCCGTTGCTGGCGGTGGTGATCAGCTATCGCTTGGTGAGCACGGTGGCGGATTTGCTGGGGGCGCTCACGGCTCGGGCCGACCTGGCGGCTGTTCGCAACAGGCGTTACTGTTGA
- a CDS encoding HupE/UreJ family protein, with protein MPTQLTRSLLLSSAAGFGLSLLSALPAGAHGSADAGVMAGALHPLLGLDHLLLLVGVGLTAARFGPLLLGFALGGALLGSVFGSFGGQLPGAELLAALAVSAVGAVLLLSDKLQRPLPVVGAVLGSGVAVHALLHGQEAAGTSSWWLGALLASVLTIGVSFVAGRQLNQRQNLLAAGGLLLLGGVLALAPL; from the coding sequence ATGCCCACCCAACTCACCCGCTCCCTTCTGCTCAGCAGTGCAGCCGGCTTCGGCCTGAGCCTGCTCTCTGCCCTGCCCGCCGGTGCCCATGGCAGCGCCGATGCCGGCGTGATGGCCGGAGCCCTGCATCCGCTGCTGGGGCTCGACCACCTGCTGCTCCTGGTGGGCGTGGGTCTTACCGCAGCGCGTTTCGGGCCTCTGCTGTTGGGCTTTGCCCTGGGCGGAGCGCTGCTGGGCAGCGTGTTCGGCAGCTTCGGCGGCCAGCTGCCGGGTGCCGAACTGCTGGCAGCCCTGGCCGTGAGCGCCGTGGGCGCAGTGCTGCTGCTGAGCGACAAACTGCAACGGCCACTCCCCGTGGTGGGCGCCGTACTCGGTAGCGGCGTGGCTGTGCACGCCCTGCTGCATGGGCAAGAAGCGGCCGGCACCTCCAGCTGGTGGCTGGGTGCACTGCTGGCTTCTGTGCTCACGATTGGGGTGAGTTTCGTGGCAGGCCGTCAGCTGAACCAACGCCAGAACCTGCTTGCTGCCGGCGGCCTGCTGCTGCTTGGTGGTGTTCTGGCCCTCGCACCGCTGTAA
- a CDS encoding Fur family transcriptional regulator yields MPAVPAPELPAEALRSSLHGRGQRLTPQRQRVLALFERLGEGTHLSAEEVHQRLLRAEERVSLATVYRTLRLLSSMELLRELELPEGGRRFELASDDDHRDHHHLVCVRCGHTEEFESEAVLSAGEQAAGLHGFRLLECVLNVRALCPSCAAAESALVTV; encoded by the coding sequence ATGCCCGCCGTCCCGGCGCCTGAGTTGCCCGCTGAGGCGCTGCGCAGCAGCCTGCACGGCCGAGGCCAGCGGCTCACCCCCCAGCGGCAGCGGGTGTTGGCGCTCTTTGAGCGCCTGGGAGAAGGCACCCACCTCAGCGCAGAGGAAGTGCACCAGCGCTTGTTACGCGCTGAGGAGCGGGTGTCGCTCGCCACGGTGTACCGCACCCTGCGTTTGCTCAGCTCGATGGAGCTGCTGCGGGAGCTGGAGCTGCCAGAAGGCGGGCGCCGCTTTGAGCTGGCCAGCGATGACGACCATCGCGACCACCATCACCTGGTGTGCGTCCGCTGCGGCCACACCGAAGAATTTGAGAGCGAAGCCGTGCTCTCTGCCGGCGAGCAAGCGGCAGGGTTGCACGGCTTTCGCCTGCTGGAATGCGTACTCAACGTTCGGGCACTGTGCCCGAGCTGCGCTGCGGCTGAATCAGCCCTGGTAACGGTTTGA